A window from Bosea sp. ANAM02 encodes these proteins:
- a CDS encoding DUF1236 domain-containing protein, with amino-acid sequence MFKKLALVAALTITPAIAFAQSQPSGGAVGGATSGAATGAVGGAIVGGPVGAVVGGVGGAVVGAIVGDAAEPKFRTYVVQQRVPSYTYAEPVAVGTVLPAQGVVYHQLPADYAPNASNYRYTVVNDRTVIVEPQTRRVVQIIE; translated from the coding sequence ATGTTCAAGAAGCTTGCGCTCGTTGCCGCCCTGACCATCACCCCGGCCATCGCCTTCGCCCAGAGCCAGCCCTCGGGCGGCGCGGTCGGCGGCGCGACCAGCGGTGCCGCCACCGGCGCGGTCGGCGGCGCCATCGTCGGCGGCCCGGTCGGTGCGGTTGTCGGCGGCGTCGGCGGCGCGGTTGTCGGCGCGATCGTCGGCGATGCGGCCGAGCCGAAGTTCCGCACCTACGTCGTCCAGCAGCGCGTGCCGTCCTACACCTATGCCGAGCCGGTTGCCGTCGGCACCGTCCTCCCGGCGCAGGGCGTGGTCTATCACCAGCTGCCGGCGGATTACGCGCCGAACGCCTCCAATTACCGTTACACCGTCGTGAACGACCGTACGGTCATCGTCGAGCCGCAGACGCGCCGCGTCGTTCAGATCATCGAGTGA
- a CDS encoding URC4/urg3 family protein — translation MPDRDPEAFRALLKPAAVRERAQEMLRLGLAGRLLHFSVHPERLEACADYVLETIRANYPTLDIPFHARWRHFTVDGEDRWQTLDKAAGIANPAARGRAAYDLAVVSVLLDAGAGPDWRYRDAATGREIGRSEGLALASLDMFAAGLFSSDPAKPLQADAAGLKRLDAAALARGFQAGPDNPLLALEGRAALLNRLGEELEKHGLSRPGALFDRFASAAETGTLRAPHMLGEVLGTFGGIWPSRLTLAGVALGDTWRHPLIAPGKPTEGLVPFHKLSQWLTYSLIEPLQWAGIAVVDVDEMTGLPEYRNGGLFLDNGVIRLKDESDRTKAHEVSSPLVVEWRALTVALLDEVGALVRQRLGRSREELPLAKVLEGGTWAAGRRIAREKRVDGGPPLTIVSDGTVF, via the coding sequence GCATTTCAGCGTTCATCCGGAGCGGCTCGAAGCCTGCGCCGATTATGTGCTGGAGACGATCCGCGCGAACTATCCGACGCTCGACATTCCCTTCCACGCGCGCTGGCGCCATTTCACCGTCGATGGCGAGGATCGCTGGCAGACGCTCGACAAGGCCGCAGGCATTGCCAATCCCGCCGCGCGCGGCCGCGCCGCCTATGATCTCGCCGTCGTCAGCGTGCTGCTCGATGCCGGCGCCGGACCGGACTGGCGCTATCGCGATGCAGCGACCGGCCGCGAGATCGGCCGCTCGGAAGGGCTGGCGCTCGCCTCGCTCGACATGTTCGCCGCCGGCCTGTTCTCCAGCGATCCCGCCAAGCCCCTGCAGGCCGATGCAGCCGGATTGAAGCGGCTCGACGCGGCGGCGCTGGCGCGCGGCTTCCAGGCCGGGCCGGACAATCCGCTGCTCGCGCTCGAAGGCCGCGCCGCGCTGCTCAATCGTCTCGGCGAGGAGCTCGAAAAGCACGGCCTGTCGCGGCCGGGCGCGCTGTTCGATCGCTTTGCTTCGGCGGCCGAGACCGGCACGCTGCGGGCGCCGCATATGCTGGGCGAGGTGCTCGGCACCTTCGGCGGTATCTGGCCCTCGCGCCTGACATTGGCCGGCGTCGCGCTCGGCGACACCTGGCGCCATCCGCTGATCGCGCCGGGAAAGCCGACCGAGGGGCTCGTGCCCTTCCACAAGCTCTCGCAATGGCTGACCTATTCGCTGATCGAGCCGCTGCAATGGGCCGGCATCGCCGTGGTCGATGTCGACGAGATGACCGGGCTGCCGGAATACCGCAATGGCGGGCTCTTCCTCGACAACGGCGTCATCCGGCTCAAGGACGAGTCGGACCGGACGAAGGCGCACGAGGTGTCGTCGCCGCTGGTCGTGGAATGGCGGGCGCTGACCGTCGCCCTGCTCGACGAGGTCGGAGCGCTGGTCCGCCAGCGTCTCGGCCGTTCGCGCGAGGAACTCCCTCTCGCCAAGGTGCTCGAAGGCGGGACCTGGGCGGCCGGGCGGCGGATCGCGCGCGAAAAGCGTGTGGATGGCGGCCCGCCCTTGACCATCGTCAGCGATGGCACGGTATTTTGA
- a CDS encoding tripartite tricarboxylate transporter substrate-binding protein — MKKLVLGLAAAATLALAGSAQAQGYPTKPVTMIVPFAAGGPTDIIARIVADNMSKTLGQQIVIENVAGAGGTTGITRAMTSAPDGYTIAMGHLGTFSAAPSTYPGLKYDPINGMQTIGLAGGTPILIVARKTLEPKDLKAFVAAVKATPDKFNEAHAGLGSVSWTTCTLLKGILGTPKINAVAYRGTGPALNDLVSGQVDFMCDQIVSVAEQVRANTIKAYAVASAQRSPALPDVPTTKEAGLPDYQIEAWNGIAGPKGMPKEAVDKLVDALNKALNDEGTKKRLLDLGTVLPTAEERTPAGFAALIKRDADKLSPALSAAPKQ, encoded by the coding sequence ATGAAGAAGCTCGTTCTCGGTCTTGCCGCCGCCGCCACGCTGGCCCTCGCCGGCAGCGCACAGGCGCAAGGCTATCCGACGAAGCCGGTCACCATGATCGTGCCCTTCGCGGCCGGCGGCCCGACCGATATCATCGCCCGCATCGTCGCCGACAACATGTCGAAGACGCTCGGCCAGCAGATCGTCATCGAAAACGTCGCCGGCGCCGGCGGCACCACCGGCATCACCCGCGCGATGACCTCCGCGCCCGATGGCTATACCATCGCCATGGGCCATCTCGGCACGTTCTCGGCGGCGCCGTCCACCTATCCCGGCCTGAAATACGACCCGATCAACGGCATGCAGACGATCGGTCTCGCCGGCGGCACGCCGATCCTGATCGTGGCGCGCAAGACGCTGGAGCCGAAGGACCTCAAGGCCTTCGTCGCGGCGGTCAAGGCCACCCCGGACAAGTTCAATGAGGCCCATGCCGGCCTCGGCTCGGTCTCCTGGACGACCTGCACACTGCTCAAGGGCATCCTCGGCACGCCGAAGATCAACGCCGTCGCCTATCGCGGCACGGGTCCTGCGCTCAACGACCTCGTCTCGGGCCAGGTCGACTTCATGTGCGACCAGATCGTCTCGGTCGCGGAGCAGGTCCGCGCCAACACCATCAAGGCCTATGCCGTCGCCTCGGCCCAGCGCTCGCCGGCCCTGCCGGACGTGCCGACAACCAAGGAAGCCGGTCTGCCCGACTATCAGATCGAGGCCTGGAACGGCATCGCCGGCCCGAAGGGCATGCCGAAGGAGGCCGTGGACAAGCTGGTCGACGCCCTGAACAAGGCGCTCAACGACGAAGGCACTAAGAAGCGCCTGCTCGATCTCGGCACCGTGCTGCCGACCGCCGAGGAGCGGACGCCCGCCGGCTTCGCCGCGCTGATCAAGCGCGACGCCGACAAGCTCTCGCCGGCGCTTTCGGCCGCGCCGAAGCAGTAA
- the upp gene encoding uracil phosphoribosyltransferase, with protein MTSSQDGVTVVDHPLVQHKLTLMREKDRSTKSFRQLLNEIGMLLCYEVTRDLPTELIEIETPLQKSMQPVISGKKLVFAPILRAGVGFLDGMLELVPAARVAHIGLYRDPDTLQAVEYYFKAPSDITERMIVVMDPMLATANSAVAAVERLKERGAKDLRFVCLLASPEGIARLRGAHPDVRIWTAAIDERLNDHGYIVPGLGDAGDRMFGTR; from the coding sequence ATGACTTCGAGCCAGGACGGCGTCACCGTCGTCGACCATCCGCTGGTCCAGCACAAGCTCACGCTGATGCGCGAGAAGGATCGCTCCACCAAGAGCTTCCGCCAGCTCCTCAACGAGATCGGGATGCTGCTCTGCTACGAGGTGACGCGCGACCTGCCGACCGAGCTGATCGAGATCGAGACGCCGTTGCAGAAATCGATGCAGCCGGTCATCTCCGGCAAGAAGCTGGTCTTCGCGCCGATCCTGCGCGCCGGCGTCGGCTTCCTCGACGGCATGCTGGAACTCGTCCCGGCCGCCCGCGTCGCCCATATCGGGCTCTATCGCGATCCCGACACGCTTCAGGCCGTGGAGTACTACTTCAAGGCGCCATCCGACATCACCGAGCGCATGATCGTGGTGATGGACCCGATGCTGGCCACCGCGAACTCGGCCGTAGCGGCCGTCGAGCGCCTGAAGGAGCGCGGCGCGAAGGACCTGCGTTTCGTCTGCCTGCTGGCCTCGCCGGAAGGCATCGCCCGCCTGCGCGGTGCCCATCCGGATGTCCGGATCTGGACGGCGGCGATCGATGAGCGGCTGAATGACCACGGCTATATCGTGCCCGGCCTCGGAGACGCCGGCGACCGGATGTTCGGCACGCGCTGA